The Culex quinquefasciatus strain JHB chromosome 2, VPISU_Cqui_1.0_pri_paternal, whole genome shotgun sequence genome contains the following window.
ACCATAACTGTGTTCATACATTCCCTAAGCTAACaaatcttttaaataaaaaaatatttcaaaaatttaaaatttgttcttAAATATGAAATGAGGAAAATTATCTATCTGCAggccttttcaaaaattatgcctGTCtcctaaattttgaatttctttttattttaaaattagaaaatttcacacgagtttcattttgaacattgaaaattgaaccaatagGGAGTGTTCTTTTCTTACGTAATGTATTAAGGGTGTAAAGCCGTGTTAcgctcaatacatttttttaatttgtatggaaatgttGTTACGAGAGGGGGGGAGGGCTTCAAAATCTAAATTGCGTTACGTAAAAAAACGCTCTcatagttgaaaattacaggctaattagGAGACACTGAGAAAAATTTATCTTCATCTATTCGAGTTCTTTGTGAGGCTGTCTCGCAGAAACCAAATGCCCAATTTTCCAAACcccagagaaaaaaaattatagcaaattttctcagcttttcaaaaatattgtttctggATTGGCGTTCCTTcataaagcatttaaaaaaggaaagtgtttaaaatttatttgacatttttttaccaACGTTTcgatatttaaaagaaattaaatctctggaaccagattttgcacaatAATATTATAGTATTGCTTTCAAAGAGCATGTCAAAAACGATCTCATTACTGCCGccaactttttaaatgataaataATGGAAATTGACAAAAACTGACTTAGGACAATTATGCATATAACTGCAATAAAGCGGGTGATATTACAAACATAGGAAAATAACGCATAAATGGTTTAAAGATTAACTTGTTAAAAAGTTGTAcactttaattcaaaaaatgtcgACGATTTcagctttcaattttttttctatttcaatcCAATTAGCCTATTTCcactatttttatcaaaacttcacTTGTTTTATCAAAACTGTGCAGAAAAACTTGCTTGTTTGCTCCCGATTAGACAATGTATTATTAGCTTTTTCTATaagctgtaattaaacgtcaaaatgctgatgtgccaacattaggtgcataATGGAATCATATGCTGTTCCCTTAATTCTGATATTGTTCTTGAAAAAGCAGCAGCTCTGTCAAATTCGACGCATGCAATTGCAATTATTAGTAATTGAAAACATCTtactatctgaaaaaaaaacaaaagctttatttttttttaaattttcaacaaaaattggtTTTGAGGGTTCTATAACATTTCcaatcaacaatgttcaaaatttaaaatggcaaattttctTAGAATTATACTTTCATGTAGACGATATCTGCGTCCTCTACCCTTCTTCAAGTCCTGACCCACGGCCTGCTTCGAGTCCTTTTGATAGGAATCTTCTTACACGATTATTGGTAAAGTTCGTTAATGCGGGAATCGTTAAATGAAACGGCCTACTCTGCGTTTTTTTTCTGCCTCttattcttcttcttttttcagtacatgcataaaacaaaacaattatgaAGGGAAGTTAAAACTTACAAATATTTCCGATTTTCATACACATCCGTCAGGCCAAGGACGTGTGGGTGGTCAATTAGTTTCATTATAGCTATTTCTCGTTCCACCTGGTGTTGgcgtgatttttatgttttagcgTTGTTGATGTCGCGCGTGAAGGTATTGGTTGATGTAtggtagttgttgttgttgaggttAGAAGGAGCAAAGTAAGGAAAACACACAGTGGAAAGAGCAGAGATAAAGAAACGAATACGTAAAGGATAAAAAGTAAATTAATTAGAATGTGTTGAGATTTTGTTTTTCCCCATGGTGGGGGTTGTAACGTGATTGTAACCGATAATTACTTTCATCAGCACGGATTCACTGAGCTTCTCGCGGTTGATAATTTTAATTGCCACTTTCTTCGCGGTGACACAGTGCACTCCCAATTTGACCAGCCCTGCAAAAGGAACAACACAAGACAGGAAGAATGACACTTTGTTCTTCGATCCGGAGGACCCTTGGGCGGCGAGCGCTATCTCCTCTTACCAGTTTGGCCTTTCCCCAGCGTTCGTTCCAGACGATAAGGGCCCACATATTGGTGCGCCTCGTTCGTCGACGGAGTGCTGTTCTCCTTTTGGACCTCTCGGCTCATTTTTCGGATGCTTTTTTGCTTTGCTCAGGCGGTCtgaacttgacttttttttttttgttgaaaccaGTTACGCGACTTTTTCCTTCTAAACTATTGACTGCACTTGTCTCTTTCTTCTGACCGTAGCCACCCTAGTCgagacgtttttttttcagcactcagtTGGCCATGGGCGCCTAATCACCACCGAATCCTGGCACTTCCATCATGGTGGCATCGGgaatttaaaacactttaaatCCTTTCCCCAAGAAACTCCAAGCTCTCGTGTGTCGGACCGAAACCGTCTTGAATTCTCCAccttatttgaaaaatcaatattcCTCCGTATACGCGAGCAGTAGAACCGTCGTCGGAGAGCCGATGATGACAGGGGCAGAGTCCTCCTTTTTGACTCTCTAGCCTTGCCTATGTGTATTGTGCACTTTTCTTTTTTCCTCTTAACTTTGTCTGCCAAATCCCGTCCAAAAGTGGGGCTCCTTCTATTCCAAACTTCCACAATATGGGGCCAATTTGGAAACTCCTGTTTGTAAGGACCCACTCGTCCGCCGTATCACACGCACACTCGGATCGAACCCGGTTCCGTGAAACAGCTCGAAATCTCCGGAAAAAATCGTTCCGAACCCCGACGACTTCCGACGACGACGGTTCCTCGCTAAGGATTAGCACAGCGAAAGTTTTCAATGGCGATTTCCACCGTTCGTCGGCCGTCACCACCACTACAAACGCAGCTCGTATTGACATTTTGCACTCGAATTTCCCATTTTCGTGAGTGcctgcgctagtgtgcgtgcgCTGTCACGCACCCCCCCTCAAGTTAATTTGTACAACACCCCATCAAAGCAAAGGACAACATTCTGCTCACCCACCCTAACAGAGAGAACCGTAGTAGGCGGTATAGTGGAGGGACAGCAGTGTACAGTTATTTGTTGGGACGTCAAACAGGATACAGGCCGCCGCCGCCTGCGATGAGTGTCGTCACTCCTCGTGCGGTTTTGGTGCGTTGGTGTGGTTGGATCCAGCGAGTCTATCGTAATTTTGACATTACGAGTAGCACCGCTGTTAGGGTAACCTTTTCGAAGATGAACGAAGATAATTgtgaacaaaattattcaaaacaattaaattatttgTTGTTAACAGTGAGATTCATGAAAAATCAATTCTGGAATAATCTGAAAAACATGctgctgcacggagaaaaaacagttcccaaaatcgtgaacaagcgttcatgaaaatgggaacctcgaacaaagtgttcaaatcccatggtacgattatgaaaaacgtaccatgactCGCCAGCTCACACAGCAGTCTTTGATTTGCGAGAAACTTTGTActatggggtaatttttgtccctgatccgTGGATCCGAGGACCAcatttcgatatttcgtgacggaggggcggtacagcCCTTTCATATTAGATCAATTTGAAATCTTGTTTTTTCAAAGCCTGAAATAATGAtgatatggaaatttggtgttaaaaggactatccataaaccacgtggacacttttttgaaaatttcaaagttgtttgtcatagaatgttacataagaatctcacacttgacaataAATAATCTgacacatttaacgccaccttttggtggaattttgaatgttttgctttttcccatacatttttgtgattttttcgatACAAACTTTAACGATCATCGATTCAGCGATCAACGATTGTCAAAGTTACTAAAAGTATCGAGTCttttgaaatttgctatttttttgtcaaaatgcgTGTTGACGTTTGAAGTTATtatttcgttaaaaatatgcgTTCTAGAAGAAATCACAAAATTGCTACACAGCAAATaatgtagtaatccagctgcgtgtaaaatgcctgggtgtaaaataagttttgcattatttaatgaaattctgtgtaatattacaccctgaaatatgtagcccatcagtatgggaaacctacttgaccgaaatgtcaagctcacatatacgtttatccgTTCCatatttcatcggtctgatggccgagcgggctagggcgccagtccttactgtaggtggtgggtttgagtcccgtcagtttgcgacttttttttttgtttttacaaaaattgtacatgcagcgtgtaatattaagtgtcttttttgacaaaggtgatgtgcatgcttttgcatgcgattttaccatcggattttttgctgtgtaacatTTCTAAGAAGGCAgagctaaaaaaaatatgatcacAGTTTAAACTTTACATAATGGATAAAGGGTATCATTacgctattatttttttaattgagggATGCctgtttatgatttttgaataatatttaaatattgatcagtaaaaaaacaatgtaaaatgGAATTTGCATCAAAAAGTATCACCAGCAGGGATGACACTGGATCTGGGAGAAAGATTTGGTCAtacaattttatctaaattataACCAAGAtttagtaaaaatagtaaatttacaattaattttcaaaacttttttgagAAACTTGCTTTATCACTTCCACCTTTGATGGATGCCATCCTTTCTGCAACCGCCACACTCACACCAACAACgctcatgtgtgtgtgtgaacggAAAACTCACTCGCGAGAGTGAGCGACGAACGTCAAATTTATGCGCATGCATTTTCCTgtcgccgccgccaccaccaccaaacaAGCGGTGAGTGCGCCCAACAACTCTCCCACATTTTCCTCCTGACGGCACTCACGCGCCGCCTACTACACGTGGCCACGCTGGTATTGGTGTGGCCGGTGGGCGCCTGGAGGGTGATTTATGCGAAGGGTTGTaatgtcaaaattttgataGGACGGAAAGGATGATTCATACACCGCCTTGTTTGTTGGGGGGCCTGTCACGGTTTGTGTCCGGAGTCAAATGGGTGCTTGCTGGCTTGCTTGCATGAGGTTTTGTTGTCGTCGTTTGTGTTTGGTCAGGCTGAATGATTGATGCGGATGTGTGATCTGTTTTGTTGAAACATTTGCCGTCGTAGTTTGTTGTTCCGTTCTGACCACTTTAATTAGAACATACATGTAAGAGCACATGCACACACCAGATGTGATCTGTCCAGCAGTGTGGTAATTAGTCATCAGGATGTCGATGACAAAGATATTGGTAGAGTGTTCTACATATTTCATGCAATCAAATTTAGTAGGTTTATTGAATGTTGGATTAGTTCGCAAATCGCAATGACAATCACTGATTGTTGATTTATGTGCATTCAAATCAAATCATCATTCAGTATTCATTCTGATGAAATTTCGATTGCGAATAAAAAAAGTGACCACAAATTGTTCTGCACATTCTCTTTCAAGAGCATTTTCATAACATTACTAGAAgtcccaaaaatcacttttaggcTGAATCCCTCTAAAAAAAGTTGAGGAAGGGCTAAACGGGTTTTCTCCAAAAAATGTAGGGAACATTTGTTCAGTACGCTTATCTTACAAATACAACGATTCTCCATGGTTCAAAACATCCTAGATAAATAAACAATACATTttaccacttaaaaaaaatcaataaaacgcAAATTTTCTGTTATTGTTTAATTCTTgttattattgaaatatttaaatgcgACTGAAGCGTAGAGCAGAAAAAATGCTATTATTTAGTTTCTGCCTACTTGTTTGAAAGTATCATTCTTAACCCTTCAATGCCGCCCTTTCAATTGTGTCTCCGGGttttatagaatttcagaattataCGAATATCACCAACGTTTCGTGACATATGTGTGCTATTTTCTTACACGTCTTATCTTTTTACAACAGATGTGTCACAAGATGACACACATGTGGTGATTTGTTGAGTATAGAAAAGCGCTCTTTTATTAAGTAACGCAAAAAAATTGACACCACCCCCACCCTCCCCATAAAATGATCACGTGGTTTATTAATGCTGTGCCGTAACACGGACTTAAacactcccccccccccaccccccctCCAAACTGcgatacgtaataaaagaacgctccctaatagtGATACAGGGCAAAACGAACACAAgaaggggtttttttttaaattgaatacaattttaagaaaaaggCGAACTTCAATAATGAAACAATCCAATAGAATTATACTCAAACAAGGgcgtccaaatttcccggggtttgaatttcccgggaagcgggaaaaatatttttgaaatcccggaaaatttttgaaacagtcttaaaatctatattttcattatatttgttatgattttcaagcataaaatcatagaattagcttaatcatattaattggtgataatctacacttcaatttaAACAAGGACGGCAgttttaaatagcttaaatgaaattaaattaagttttttgtttttttgttgtgcttATTAAATGAActacaatgtgattcaaattaaataaagttatataaatatatttctttttaataTGACATGAttagaaaagcttgaaaaatttctttgaaaatatctttaaaaaatcaaaaggcgAAAGCAAATCAAAAGacaccagtcaatgtaaaatttgaatttcatgtttcatataataaaaatgtatgcaacaaataattatttttcagtacgagtcgtacatttatcgaaTAGATCtggattacattttcaaaatgtcttatgtacataggaaactcttgttgttttgttttgaaacagtaatcaaaaaatacgacaagtgctgggAACAACAAGTTTTACaacaagttgcttacaacatttttttcaatcccGAATAAACGCCTTTTGTAtgcaaacatccatgtgttCAATTAATACaccgttaaaatttaaaaaaaaactttttgatactagtgctgaaaagttcaaccttCACCAAAAAAACTTTGGCAAAAACATATTCTACAAAATATCTTTAATATATTATACTACTAGGAAAAAACAGAAatagattttagagcaatagtaaaaaaatcggtgttctgtgaaattgttttgatctgttcctgtttttaccaaagtcattcaaaacatcatgtaaaaaaatgacttaatagctgtcttaattcgtttcaTTTGTCCTGATTGTGGGGCCAgcgtttgatgaaaaataatttgatttgattttttttttcgaaatttcaatttataaatATACGTAGATATctcaatcttttaaaaatatgtaaattcagaTTGGAAATATTTATAGCGCCTAGCTTTTTGCAGATcggtaaactaaaatttcaacagtTTTCCCTACACCTgattaatttcaataaaaaaactattatCGATTATGAGATATTCAACTGTTAATCTATTTCGACAaccaaatctgattttccagaccaaaaattgttttttttttatttcgggaattcccgggacaaattattaaaatatcccgggattcgggaattcccggttttgagaaaatcccgggaattcccgggatggacgcactaactCAAACCATGGGAATTtttaaacagcaaaaaaatatattgcatATCTTACTGATTATTTTAGAATCACGGATTTGATGTTTGTTGTTAAGAGTAGATCTCGAGcaatatataataaaaaatatactcCAAATCAAATAGCTGTCAGTGGTTTAGGTGTAATTAATATTAAAGGActacccccttcaaaattatgttgaaaGCAAACTAGTAAAAATGCGGCTTTTGGATAGTTTTCTACAATATAAATAAACCACAGCTtgcacaactttttttttcttgtacaaGCCAATAtaatatgtttttctttatttttgaactttgttttgtttttcatataaaataaaactttacaaAACTACTCAATATAGTGTGGATTCGCTTCGTCTCCATTATTATCAAATTATTCCAACTGATTTGTAGCATTTTGCcgtcattttttgtttgtttctatCCAAACCAACATCACGTTtgcagaaaacttttttttttctctctctctttcattTTATAGTGCCAACATTAGCTTGCAAGTTGCAGGTTCCGAACAAAGCGCACAAGTCACACTTTCATTTATctaataaatgttttattttgtttagttttggtTTTAAATGCTTTCCGTTTCTCTGATGCGTCACTAGCTGACACGTGTTTGTGTACGTGTGTGTGCTTacagttttgtgattttgtgctTGCGATATGGTAAATATAGagctaatttattttatttcagttttccAGTGTGTGTTTGCGACAAAACATGCtgacattttgatttttgcaatttaatttttcggcttgtttttattatttgctaGCAGCAGCGTAGGTTTTGCTATCATTAGTTGCTTGTCATTTTTGCCTGGTTGTGGCTTTTTTGTTGTCGGCCAACTTCGATGGCGTTGAcggcgatgacgatgatgatggggGCGCCTTGGCGGGTGATTTGGTGCTGGTGGCGTTGGCGTTTGAGGGAGCGGGAGGAGTGACCCCACTCGGTGGCCTCGAGGGCGCagtggaagaggaggaggaggaggaggaggtgtttGATTTGCCAGCGTTCTTGGCGGGCGAGGCAGGTGGTGTTCCGGAGGTTTGATGTACCAGGGTCCGGGTTGAGGCCGACCGTTTTGGGGATGCCTTCGGGGACGATTCCGGCGTGGACCGAGGCGAGGACCTGAGACTGACGCGACGAGCGACTCCGGGGGACGTGGCACTTCCGGAGGGATTATTGGTGCCAAGATAGATGGCTGAGCCGGTATTTTTGGCACTGCCGGCCAAGTCGACCCGGGAGCCGTGGAGGGATGGTGGGGCTGAACCTGCGTGGAGACCAAAAGTGATTAGATTTGGAAACTAACAATTGCTTgaatgagtatttttgaaagacTTACCCGTATACGAGTACAGCCCGGCTGGACTGCTGCGAGGTCTGAAGGTACTGACGATGCTGGCACTGCGCCGCAACTCGGTCAGTTCGCCCATGTCGATTTCTGCGGCGTATTCTCCGGCGGCCCGCGGGTTGTTCCGCTGGGCCGCGTTTTCTCCGCCGTTACCACCACCACCGGTGAGGGCCTTGGAGCACCGCGGTGAGGTCGGACAGGACTGGGCCGCTCCGCTGCTCCGGACCGACAGGTGGGACGAACTCGATGGTGACGTGGACAGGTTGTTGTATTGCTTTTTCGGTGAGGCCGTCGTGCTGGCCTTTCGGCGAAGGCCACGTGACTCCGAGCGGCAGATTCCTAGTAGTAGGCActaactgtttcagtttttgcgaccccaactttcaatttcattttcagagGTACTAGGATAAATGAAAGCTAATACACATGAGATGGTGCTAAGTGATTGCATGAATTCTTCATGGGACTCTTTATTACATTTGAGCGTGTGATCAAGCCTTTGAGGGTGAAAATGGCGTTTGAGTATTTTGGAGAAGGTAGCAGTGGTATGAATCTATAATGAACGGAGCTGTAAAAGTGAGAAAAGTAAGAGAAAAAAGAAGACAAATGGAGCGATGAAAGATAAGCCGAAAATCACAGCttgcaaaacaatcaatttggcTGTTTGGCTGAATGAAATATTTACACATTGAAGGAATGTTGTGAGAACTAGGTATATACAGTAAGCACGATGGGAGGTCGTTTGGTTCGTGTGTTTGTACATTGATGGTTGGTGAACAGCAAACCCCAACCTCACCTGTTGGACAATCCTTGCCAAACTTGCACTGGCCCTCGCAGACACCCTTATTCTCTAACAAGACTTCATATTGGTCTAAAGCTACAAAACATTGCTCTCTATCATTAGATTCCAAAGCTAAGCTGGGAAAGCGTTCTTTGAGGCGTTTTCGTTCCTGaaatgagcaaaaataaaacatgtaattttccTTCGAAACCAACATCCCTAGGCCACCTTACTTCCAACAATTTGCTGTTCTCGAACTCCTGCAGCTGGTTCTGGAAGCCCAGGTTCGGGTTGGCGATGGCGCGCCCCGTCCGCACCACCTTGAGCGCCTCCTTCCAGGTGAGGGGCGTGACGGACATGATGTAGGCCACCGCCACCGTCACCGAGCGGGACATTCCGGCCAGGCAGTGAATCAGCACGCAGCCGCCCTTGAGCCGGGCCGCGTGGATAAAGTCGTTGCACACGGAAAAGTACTGCGACAGGTTCTGGTCGGGCGTGTCGGCGGCCATCACGCACAGGTAGTGCTTGTCCTGGGAATGATTGAGGAAttgcattttcatgaaaaaccatgcgtctccacttTCCAGCTATTGAAAGGATATGTGATGGAGCCGCATGGTTCCCcatcgtcactttttagtttgactttgaccaaccaacggggtacaaactaaaaaagtgtcaaacgaaaaagtgaccaaccaccgggggttgagtgtactttcATATAAGCTGTATAACATTTCTTCTTTAAAGAAGCCAAcattttgtcttttttcaaTCAGTTTTTAGAGTGTTATGAAATCGCCGTGAAATTCAGATGATTTGTGATAGGCATGCcgtgaaattggaaaaaattgcCGGCAAAAATTATTAGCCCCAATTATCAGATATGGATTATCAGGGCATCAACTCTGAAAACTTGACTGCTTTTATTTTGCGATCTATTCTTAAGAAAGATAAAATTATTATCAAAGGGTGTAAAACAAGTAAAGTTGCTCAGCTTCTTTCTCTACTTTTTTCCAATCTCAAAATTTAATTGGCTATGTCAACTCACCGGGTGAAACCGCCTCGGGCTGTCATGGATCGAGACGATGTGCGTGATTTGGTAGCGTTCCAACTGTTGATAGTCCTTCGAGTCCCGGTAGTTGCCCACGTACAGCCCCGGCATCACCTGCACAGCTCGCCACAAGACAAGAACAACGAAAGcacgaaaaacagaaaaattagtTTACGTTCAACCACGGTGTACGGACAGCTTTGTGCCAGCGCCATCATATCGgtcttcaattcaattagtgggTTTGCTCGTTGAATCGGAAAATTCTCGAGAAGCGTTTCCGAAGGGTCTATTTGATTCGGTTTTTAGAGCCCGACGGATCGGCACTCGAGGGTTGAAAGCCTCAATTATCATATCGTTTGCAAACCAGCACCGAATTGAATCTCTCTAGAGGATAGCTTCAATAGTTAGGAAAAAAATCCAACCCACTCATCCTTGACAAGCAATAACGAGTTCATTACCTTGTTCATTCCATTACCCATGGTTGATGGTCGTCCTTTGTGTTATCTGCTACTGCTATGTTtctagtgtgtttttttttgttctgcttCTGCTTCTATCTTTCTACTCTCGATATCACAGATGGGAAGCGATGGCACCCGAACGTGTGATGATTATGTATGCTTCTTTCCAATTTTGCCTTCCCGAGGCATCCAACAAACGCGTAAACACGAACAAACATCAAcagcatcaacatcaacaacaatgacaacaacaataacaacaacttGCATTATTATTGTACACGAGCAGCCCGCAGAGGATGTGTCTGGGAACAAACATGATGCTGGCTCCTCCGGTTGTGCTGGTGTCTCGCACCCCACTCCGTCCTTGGGCAGCTTCCGGCGACGACCACGATTGCGATGACGCTGCTGGTGACAGCCTCTTCTCCGCTATTGCTCATTTATTCTGCCACTTGTGCCTTCGCCGACCCCGCGACCTCGAACGTGTTTAGTTCTTTCTTCTATTGATTTTGATTAATATAAAGTCGTTGACTCAAAtgcttttattgtttttcactTCCGCCAATCACTGCCTTTTGTTGAGCTGGCGTCGATGAACAGTAGCACAAGGAAAGCGGAAGTGATGAAGATTTCTGATTTCATCCGATCTAAATTTAGCCACAGacaaagaaagagaaaaaaataacaagaaagaAAATCCCATATAACATGATAGTGCTTCTTCCATCAATCCTTGGATATTGGTTCAGTCATGCTGTCGGATTGTCGCCATAAATACTGCTCGACGGTAGCTCGACAGCACGGACAAAGATTTAATCTAAGTAGACATTGCGCTGTAAACAGACCGCGCGGCGCCAGTATTGGCGGCACGCGTGGTGTAGTAGGCTGCCTGATTGTATGCGGGTAACCAAAGTTTAAACAGTAAATTTCGATGTAAACCAACCACTAATTTTACTTGAGTCAATTTACGCAAACAATGTCACTTGAAATGACTCTCTCTGGTCGGCGTTTTGCTAggatacacagctaaaaaagtagtaatccagctgagtgtaaaaggcctgggtgcaaaataaatattgcttatgtaattttacaccctgaaatatgtagcccatcggTATGGGAAACATACTTGATCGAAATGTCAAgcccatatatgcgtttatccttccgGCTTtatatcggtctgatggccgagtgggctaaggcgccagtccttactgttggtgctgggtttgaatcccgtcggttgcaactttttttttgtgcttgcgaaaattgtacatgcagtgtgtaatattaagtgtttattttgacgaaggtgatgtgcatgcttttgcatgcgattttaccatcggatttttgctgtgtaggacATGTCCAAGCAATCTCTCCATTTGATAGCATCTGTCCGTCGTAATCGTTTGATGGACCATGCAATGTTAACGGTATGTCTTGCTTATTTGATCAGCTTCTCGTTGCCTTCTATGTGAGTGTAGTTACAGTACATACGTGTAAGCTTCCAATCGTATAGCACGGGACGCTTTAGTTATAAAATACAGTTAATTCTCTTGTTCTTCAAACAACCTTTAATGAGTTTTATTGTTCAATCAGGAACATACATTTTAGCATGTCAAAAACCTCAATTCATATTATTTGTGGAATTTTACCGTCAAAACGTCGTGACTGTGCTATaggtaattataaaaaatttaaatcgcaAACAAACCGGAAACCCCTCACCaaaattttaaacagttttgtgAATTTCTTTGGGATACGAGGTCGATTTCTTACGGTATGAGCTCATAGTTcgtacaaagcaaaaaaaatcttttttgcccAACACATACAACTTCACATGGTTCGGACTTAGGGCAGTGctcaatacggagacttttgacttttgacgattttagtaattgatttttgtatttttttagaagagttgctctatcctgcatttttcgtgagtctttttgtaacatctttggCATTTTTAACGACATTTTTAACGAGAAAAAATCGGGGAGCGGActtggctgactggttacggtgttcgctttgtaagcgaat
Protein-coding sequences here:
- the LOC6037205 gene encoding protein phosphatase Slingshot; translated protein: MGNGMNKVMPGLYVGNYRDSKDYQQLERYQITHIVSIHDSPRRFHPDKHYLCVMAADTPDQNLSQYFSVCNDFIHAARLKGGCVLIHCLAGMSRSVTVAVAYIMSVTPLTWKEALKVVRTGRAIANPNLGFQNQLQEFENSKLLEERKRLKERFPSLALESNDREQCFVALDQYEVLLENKGVCEGQCKFGKDCPTGICRSESRGLRRKASTTASPKKQYNNLSTSPSSSSHLSVRSSGAAQSCPTSPRCSKALTGGGGNGGENAAQRNNPRAAGEYAAEIDMGELTELRRSASIVSTFRPRSSPAGLYSYTGSAPPSLHGSRVDLAGSAKNTGSAIYLGTNNPSGSATSPGVARRVSLRSSPRSTPESSPKASPKRSASTRTLVHQTSGTPPASPAKNAGKSNTSSSSSSSSTAPSRPPSGVTPPAPSNANATSTKSPAKAPPSSSSSPSTPSKLADNKKATTRQK